The proteins below are encoded in one region of Phaseolus vulgaris cultivar G19833 chromosome 1, P. vulgaris v2.0, whole genome shotgun sequence:
- the LOC137814582 gene encoding rho GTPase-activating protein 5, translated as MTEVLQLPSSSSCGGLTPNDGSHPSSLINAPTVEEVVLPESPLDLEAEEEEEEEEERKRERERDQLSILTLLIATFRKSLIGCSTTASSSSSSSSSSSMEIGWPSNVRHVAHVTFDRFHGFLGLPVEFEPEVPRRSPSASANVFGVSTESMQLSFDARGNSVPTILLLMQRHLYAQGGLQAEGIFRINAENGQEEFVREQLNRGVVPDGIDVHCLAGLIKAWFRELPTGVLDPLSPEQVMQSQSEEECAQLVRLLPPTEAALLDWAINLMADVAQMENLNKMNARNVAMVFAPNMTQMADPLTALMYAVQVMNFLKTLVVKTLKEREESIVKSNPGRNLNSFDDDGHHSNSEMLHKDGSESGNDCSDEDEDALFVAAEPFQQSPSHLIEDGCETESKRLPTSTENLISSGNRLLVGSCPCNLVSQICSLAIGLQDYGLTTGQTKGDQAKFCRSKSLQLSTYDIDKCSNKVIELPVAGAAEKNRGTAIIGRINSRTELAEAWR; from the exons ATGACGGAAGTGCTTCAGTTGCCTTCATCGTCAAGCTGTGGTGGTCTCACACCCAATGATGGGTCGCACCCAAGTTCGCTTATTAACGCTCCCACTGTGGAAGAAGTGGTGCTGCCAGAGTCCCCTTTGGATTTGGAAGctgaagaagaggaagaagaagaagaagagagaaaaaggGAAAGAGAAAGGGATCAGCTTTCCATTTTGACCCTTTTGATAGCTACGTTTCGGAAGTCTCTGATTGGGTGCAGCACTACAGCTTCCTCatcgtcatcttcttcttcttcttcttccatggAGATTGGGTGGCCTTCCAATGTGAGACACGTGGCTCATGTCACCTTCGATCGCTTCCATGGTTTTCTTGGTTTGCCTGTTGAGTTTGAACCCGAAGTTCCCAGGAGGTCCCCCAGTGCTAG CGCAAATGTTTTTGGAGTTTCAACAGAATCTATGCAGCTTTCTTTTGACGCCAGAGGAAATAGTGTACCTACAATACTGCTGTTAATGCAAAGACATTTGTATGCACAAGGAGGCCTGCAG GCTGAAGGAATCTTCAGAATCAATGCTGAAAATGGTCAAGAGGAGTTTGTGAGGGAACAATTAAACAGAGGAGTTGTACCTGATGGCATTGATGTGCATTGCTTGGCAGGTCTCATAAAG GCTTGGTTCAGAGAACTACCTACTGGGGTATTGGACCCTCTCTCACCTGAGCAGGTGATGCAATCCCAGTCAGAAGAAGAATGTGCTCAGCTTGTGAGGCTTCTTCCTCCAACAGAAGCTGCTTTGCTAGATTGGGCAATAAACTTAATGGCAGATGTTGCTCAAATGGAAAacttgaacaagatgaatgcACGTAATGTTGCAATGGTTTTTGCACCAAACATGACCCAA ATGGCGGATCCTTTGACTGCTTTGATGTATGCCGTACAAGTCATGAATTTTCTGAAGACACTGGTCGTAAAGACACTTAAGGAAAGGGAGGAGTCTATTGTAAAATCAAATCCTGGTCGAAACCTTAATTCTTTTGACGATGATGGACACCATAGCAATTCAGAAATGCTACACAAGGATGGCAGTGAAAGTGGAAATGATTGTAGTGACGAAGATGAAGATGCATTATTTGTCGCTGCAGAGCCGTTTCAACAAAGCCCTAGTCATCTTATAGAAGATGGCTGTGAAACTGAATCCAAAAGGTTGCCAACATCTACTGAAAATCTTATTTCTAGTGGAAATAGGTTGTTGGTTGGCAGTTGTCCTTGCAATCTTGTGTCTCAAATTTGCTCTTTGGCAATTGGGCTTCAAGACTATGGCCTCACTACTGGGCAGACAAAGGGGGATCAAGCAAAATTTTGCAGGAGCAAAAGCCTTCAGTTGAGTACTTATGATATAGACAAATGTTCCAATAAGGTGATTGAGCTTCCGGTAGCAGGAGCTGCAGAGAAGAACCGCGGAACCGCCATTATTGGGCGTATAAATTCAAGAACGGAGTTGGCTGAAGCTTGGCGTTGA
- the LOC137814583 gene encoding probable small nuclear ribonucleoprotein G produces the protein MSRSGQPPDLKKYMDKKLQIKLNANRMIVGTLRGFDQFMNLVVDNTVEVNGNEKTDIGMVVIRGNSVVTVEALEPVNRT, from the exons ATGAGCAGATCAGGGCAACCACCGGATTTGAAGaa GTACATGGACAAGAAGCTTCAGA TCAAGCTGAATGCTAATCGCATGATTGTTGGTACTCTCCGTGGCTTTGACCAGTTTATGAATTTAGTTGTTGACAACACTGTGGAAGTTAATGGCAATGAGAAAACTGACATAGGGATGGTG GTAATCAGAGGAAATAGTGTGGTCACTGTTGAGGCGCTTGAACCCGTGAACAGAACCTGA